GGTACCCGCACGGTGCTGGACGTGATCCAGAACCAGCGCATCCTGTTCTCGGCGCAGCTGGACTACGCCAACGCCCGCTACACCTTCCTGCAGAACCGCCTGCTGCTGAGCCAGTCGCTGGGTGCGCTGGACGTGGCCGAACTGCAGGACATCAACCGCCTGCTGACCCAGGATGCCGGCAACCCGGCCACGACCACGAACTGAGTCGTCGCCTGCCGGTAGAACGAAGAAGCCACCCGCAAGGGTGGCTTTTTTGTGGGTGCGGGTCGCGAGGGGGAGCATCCACGCATGGCGTGGATCTACCGGATGCGTGTGCATCCACGCGTGGCGTGGATCTACCGGGTGCGCGTGCATCCACGCGTGGCGTGGATCTACCGGGTGCGTGTGCATCCACGCGTGGCGTGGATCTACCGGGTGCGGGTGCATCCACGCGTGGCGTGGATCTACCGGGTGCGCGTGCATCCACGCGTGGCGTGGATCTACCGGGTGCGTGTGCATCCACGCGTGGCGTGGATCTACCGGGTGCGTGTGCATCCACGCGTGGCGTGGATCTACCGGATGCGGGTGCATCCACGCGTGGCGTGGATCTACCGGGTGCGCGTGCATCCACGCGTGGCGTGGATCTACGGGTGCGTGTTTTTTGCGCATGGCATGGATCCAGAGGCAGTAGAGCCACGCCATGCGTGGCTGCCGTGCGCGGTCACGGGCCACGTCACCCCTGCCAGAGCTGGATCTGCCGGGCCAGCGGCACCAGGCACAACACGGCCGCCAACGGCGCCAACAGGTAGATCAACGCCGTGCGCTGGCGCGGCAGCGGGCCCTGTGGACGCAGCAGGCCCAGACACAGCACCGCCAGCAACGGCAGCACGGCCAGGCCTGGTGGCAGCACCGCGCGCTCAGGCAGCCAAGGCACCAGCAGCATCGCCAGCGCAGCCGCACCCAGAGCCAGCATCGCCCGCCCCGGGTCGCGATCGTCGTGATCAGCGGCATCGGCACCCGGCCGCCGCCACAACGCCGGCAGCAGTTCCACCGCCAGCAGCAGCACCACCACCTGCAGCGCCAGCAACCCGGCCCAGCCCGCCACCGGAACCAGCGGCAGCACCCACTGCAGCTGCGGCACCGCCTGCACCGCCACTGACAGCGGCCGCGTGCTGTCCAGCGCCGCGAACTGCACCAGGCCCGACTGCAGCGCCGCCAGCCCCATCAGCAGCAGCATGGCCGCCAGGACCGCTCCACCGGCCACCTGGGTCAGCTGCCGGTGCGGCCGCTGCACCCGCGGTGCCACGCCCAGCAGCAGGCCCGCGCTGGCAAACACCCCCAGCAGGGGCACGGCCGCGGCCACCACGCCGCCCAGGCCGAAACGATGCGGCCCGGTGGAGGACGGCATCCACGGCACCCAGTTGCCGTAATGCACGTAGCGCGCGGCCAGCAGCACCAGCAGCAGGCCCAGGCCCACTTTCACGGTCAGCAGCCCGCAGGCGACCAGCAGCGCACGACGTGGCCGCAGCATCGCCGCCAGGCCAACCGGCAGCAGGCCCAGCGCCGCCGCCATGGACATCGGCAGCCAGCGCTGCGGTGCTGCGCCGAGCGCGCCGGCGGCCGCGTACAGGTGGCGGGCGCCCGACTGCGCGGCACCGGCCAGGGTGGCCAGCAGATCGAGCAGCAGCAGGCCCAGCAGGATGGCCGCCAGCCGCCGCCCGCACACACCCTGCAACAACACAGGCAATCCTGCCGCATCCGGCGTGCGGCGCATCACCTCGCGCAGGCAGAACAGCAGCGGCGCCGTGCCCACGGCCGCCAGCAACAGGCTCAATACGATGGCCGGCCCCGCGCGCGCCGCGGTGTTCTGCCCCACCAGCGCGATCACGCTGCCCCCGATCAGCAGGGTCAGCGCGAGCACCAGCAGGTGGTCCCTGCCCAAGCGGTCGAACGCCGCCCGCCCGCCGCGCAGACCGGCATCGCTGTCGTCCTTCATCGCAAGCTCCCTTGATGCTGTCCAAGCATGGTGGACATCAGGCTGGCAGCCTGGATCGAGGGACGGAATCAGAATCGGCCGAATGTGTGTCGCGCTGTGATTGCAGACACAGCAGGCAACGGCCAACGGTCCGACTACGACAGCGCGGAGGGCGTCAAGCGGGCTTGAATCTGTCGAACGCGACAGTGCCGGGACGGCAGCGTGCGCTGGCCTCAGTCGCGCGGCGGCGGCAGGTGCGGCGCGACCAGCGCCAGCGTGCGCTGCAGGGCCCCGCGGCCGTTGCTCACCAGCGTACAACCGGCTCGCGCCATGTCTTCGCGGGCCTGCGCGTCGTCCAGCAGGTGCTGCAGCAGATCGCCCACCGCCTGCACGTCCTCGCCGATCAGCAGCGCCCCGGCCTCGCGCATGCGCCGCGAGATCTCGGAGAAATTATGCAGGTGCGGACCGGTCACCGCAGCCGTGCCCATCGCTGCCGGTTCCAGCAGGTTGTGCCCGCCGATGGCCTGCAGGCTGCCGCCGACGAAGGCGACCTGCGCACAGCCGTAGAACGGCATCAGTTCACCCAGCGTATCGATGACGAACACCTCGGTGCCCGCACCCGGCCACTGTTGCGCACGGCGCGTGGCCACGCTCCAGCCCTGCTCGCGGGCCAGCGCTTCGACCTTCGGGAAGCGTTCGGGGTGGCGTGGTGCCCACAGCAGCAGCAGGTCCGGATGGCGCTCGCGCAGGCGCCGGTGCAGGTCGATCACCGCCTGCTCTTCGCCATCGTGGGTGCTGGCAGCGATCCACACCGGGCGCGAAGCCGGCACCTGCGCATGGAACTGGGCCACGAACGGCCGCACGTCCGGCGTGGTGATGTCGAACTTCAGGTTGCCCAGCGCCTGTACCTGCTCCGGCGCCGCGCCGAGCTGCACGAAGCGCGCCGCATCGTCTTCCGACTGTGCGGCCACGCAGGTGACGGTGCGCAGCGCGCGGCGGATGAGCGCGGCCAGCACCCGGTAGCCGCGCAGCGAGCGGGCCGACAGGCGGGCGTTGAGGATGTAGACCGGGATGCGGCGGTCGCGGCAGCCGAACAGCATGTTCGGCCACAGCTCGGTTTCCAGGATCAGCGCCAGGCTGGGCTGGAAATGGCCGAGGAAACGGTTGACGCTGCCCGGCACGTCATACGGCAGGTAGACGTGGTCCAGCGCATCGCCCCACAGCGCGCGCACCCGCTCCGACCCGGTCGGGGTGATGGTGGTGATGACCCAGCGGATGTCCGGGCGCTGCTCGCGCAGGGCATTGACCAGTGGCGCGGCGGCGTTGACCTCGCCCACCGAGACGGCGTGCAGCCAGACCCGCGGCTGGCCGGTCGGCTGCGGATAGGACGCATAGCGTTCATCCCAGCGCCGGAAGTATTCACGGACCCGGAAACCGCGCCAGACCAGGTGGTACACGGTGATTGGCAGCAGGATGTAGAGCACGACCGAATACAGGCCGCGCAGGATCCATTCGACAGGGTCTTTACGCATGCGGCAAGGATACGGGAGCCCCCCGGGAAAGACACGCGGCGGGGTTGGTAGAATGGCCGCATGTCAGATGCCTCTACCGCCGTCCGCCCGTCCCTGGCCGATCCCCGCAACTGGCCGATGTTCGCGGCCATGTTCGCTGCCTTCGGCATCGCCCGCCTGCCGTGGATGCTGCAGCGCGCGCTTGGCCGCGGCGTCGGCTGGATCACCTGGCGCCTGCTCGGCAGCCGCCGCCGTGCCGCCGAGGTGAACCTGAAGCTGTGCTTCCCCGAGAAGAACGAGGCCTGGCGCAACCGCCTGGTGCGCGACAGCTTCGACGCCCTCGGCGTGGGCATCTTTGAATGCGCGCGTTCGTGGTGGGGCAGCATCGACAGCATCCGCCCGCAGGTGCAGATCGAGGGCCTGGAGCATCTCAAGCAGATGCAGGCCGAAGGCCGCGGCGTGCTGCTGGTGTCGGGCCACTTCATGACCCTGGAGATGTGCGGCCGCCTGCTGTGCGACCACGTCGACCTGTCGGGCATGTACCGCAGGCACAAGAACCCGGTGTACGAGTGGGCGGTGAAGTTCGGCCGGCTGCGCTACGCCAAGGCGATGTACGCCAACGAGGACATCCGTGCCACCGTGCGCCACCTGAAGAAGGGCGGCTTCCTGTGGTACGCGCCGGACCAGGACATGCGCGGCAAGGACACCGTGTTCGTGCCGTTCTTCGGCCACACCG
This genomic stretch from Stenotrophomonas sp. SAU14A_NAIMI4_5 harbors:
- a CDS encoding amino acid transporter, whose amino-acid sequence is MKDDSDAGLRGGRAAFDRLGRDHLLVLALTLLIGGSVIALVGQNTAARAGPAIVLSLLLAAVGTAPLLFCLREVMRRTPDAAGLPVLLQGVCGRRLAAILLGLLLLDLLATLAGAAQSGARHLYAAAGALGAAPQRWLPMSMAAALGLLPVGLAAMLRPRRALLVACGLLTVKVGLGLLLVLLAARYVHYGNWVPWMPSSTGPHRFGLGGVVAAAVPLLGVFASAGLLLGVAPRVQRPHRQLTQVAGGAVLAAMLLLMGLAALQSGLVQFAALDSTRPLSVAVQAVPQLQWVLPLVPVAGWAGLLALQVVVLLLAVELLPALWRRPGADAADHDDRDPGRAMLALGAAALAMLLVPWLPERAVLPPGLAVLPLLAVLCLGLLRPQGPLPRQRTALIYLLAPLAAVLCLVPLARQIQLWQG
- the waaA gene encoding lipid IV(A) 3-deoxy-D-manno-octulosonic acid transferase: MRKDPVEWILRGLYSVVLYILLPITVYHLVWRGFRVREYFRRWDERYASYPQPTGQPRVWLHAVSVGEVNAAAPLVNALREQRPDIRWVITTITPTGSERVRALWGDALDHVYLPYDVPGSVNRFLGHFQPSLALILETELWPNMLFGCRDRRIPVYILNARLSARSLRGYRVLAALIRRALRTVTCVAAQSEDDAARFVQLGAAPEQVQALGNLKFDITTPDVRPFVAQFHAQVPASRPVWIAASTHDGEEQAVIDLHRRLRERHPDLLLLWAPRHPERFPKVEALAREQGWSVATRRAQQWPGAGTEVFVIDTLGELMPFYGCAQVAFVGGSLQAIGGHNLLEPAAMGTAAVTGPHLHNFSEISRRMREAGALLIGEDVQAVGDLLQHLLDDAQAREDMARAGCTLVSNGRGALQRTLALVAPHLPPPRD
- a CDS encoding LpxL/LpxP family Kdo(2)-lipid IV(A) lauroyl/palmitoleoyl acyltransferase, whose translation is MSDASTAVRPSLADPRNWPMFAAMFAAFGIARLPWMLQRALGRGVGWITWRLLGSRRRAAEVNLKLCFPEKNEAWRNRLVRDSFDALGVGIFECARSWWGSIDSIRPQVQIEGLEHLKQMQAEGRGVLLVSGHFMTLEMCGRLLCDHVDLSGMYRRHKNPVYEWAVKFGRLRYAKAMYANEDIRATVRHLKKGGFLWYAPDQDMRGKDTVFVPFFGHTAATITATHQLARMTGCAVIPYFHRREGGKYFLKIGAPLENFPSEDVEADTARVNQAIEQMVREAPDQYLWIHRRFKRQPGGRSDFYK